The proteins below come from a single Takifugu flavidus isolate HTHZ2018 chromosome 6, ASM371156v2, whole genome shotgun sequence genomic window:
- the LOC130527238 gene encoding neuronal acetylcholine receptor subunit beta-2-like, which yields MQTRATFQEREMTVSTVLLLCFLSFTSSRAENAEERLVNYLLSPERYNKLIRPAVNKSQQVAISIQVSLSQLISVNEREQIMTTNLWLFQEWNDYRLRWDPEKYDGIKKLRIPSKHLWLPDIVLYNNADGVYEVSVYCNAVVSNTGDIFWLPPAIYKSACAIEVQNFPFDQQNCTLKFRSWTYDHTEVDFILTSDFASRDDFTPSGEWDIVSLPARKNEDPNDVTYLDITYDFVIQRKPLFYTINLIIPCVLITSLAILVFYLPSDCREKIMLCMSVLLALTVFLLLISKIVPPTSLAVPLIGKYLMFTMVLVTFSIVSTVCVLNVHHRSPSTHHMPGWVKRIFLTRLPAFLLMRHPGSSSVRNKSCQKDAKHSGVGKSRATSVTEKKQYSNIRLGGIPTDTDSFYAEDTPRRLCWRAGEVPDGSVGFADHQRPLGAHSDTEMEEAVEGVKYIAEHMKTEDDDEGIIEDWKYVAMVIDRLFLWIFILVCVVGTLGLFMQPMFQSYNTPTADDTAYGDF from the exons ATGCAAACAAGAGCAACTTTTCAGGAGAGGGAGATGACTGTCAGCAccgtcctcctgctctgctttcTCTCTTTCACAA GCAGCAGGGCGGAGAACGCCGAAGAGCGGCTGGTCAACTATTTGCTGAGTCCCGAGCGCTACAACAAACTGATCCGGCCGGCTGTCAACAAGAGCCAGCAGGTGGCCATCTCCATCCAGGTGTCTCTGTCCCAGCTCATCAGTGTG AATGAAAGAGAGCAGATCATGACCACCAACCTGTGGCTGTTCCAG gagtggaACGACTACAGGCTGAGATGGGACCCGGAAAAATACGACGGCATCAAAAAACTGCGTATACCTTCCAAACATCTCTGGCTCCCTGATATAGTGCTCTACAACAA CGCCGATGGCGTGTACGAGGTTTCTGTCTACTGCAACGCCGTGGTGTCCAACACAGGAGACATCTTCTGGCTCCCTCCGGCCATCTACAAGTCGGCGTGTGCCATCGAGGTGCAGAACTTCCCCTTCGACCAGCAGAACTGCACTCTCAAGTTCCGCTCGTGGACGTACGACCACACCGAGGTGGATTTCATCCTCACCAGCGACTTCGCCAGCCGCGACGACTTCACGCCCAGCGGCGAGTGGGACATCGTCTCGCTCCCGGCGCGTAAAAACGAGGACCCCAACGACGTCACCTACCTTGACATCACCTACGACTTTGTGATCCAGAGGAAGCCGCTCTTCTACACCATCAACCTGATCATCCCGTGCGTGCTGATCACGTCGCTGGCCATCCTGGTGTTCTACCTGCCGTCGGACTGTCGGGAGAAGATCATGCTGTGCATGTCCGTGCTTCTGGCCCTCAccgtgttcctgctgctgatatCTAAGATCGTGCCCCCCACCTCTCTGGCAGTGCCCCTCATAG GCAAATACCTGATGTTCACCATGGTGCTGGTCACTTTCTCCATTGTGAGCACCGTGTGCGTGCTCAACGTGCACCACCGCTCCCCGTCCACGCATCACATGCCCGGCTGGGTCAAACGCATCTTCTTGACCCGTTTGCCCGCCTTCCTGCTCATGAGGCATCCGGGTTCTTCCAGCGTCCGTAATAAGTCCTGCCAAAAGGACGCCAAGCATTCCGGCGTCGGGAAGAGTCGCGCTACGAGCGTTACGGAGAAGAAGCAGTACTCCAACATCAGGCTCGGGGGCATCCCGACCGACACCGACTCCTTCTACGCCGAGGACACGCCGCGCAGGCTTTGCTGGAGAGCCGGTGAGGTACCGGACGGAAGTGTTGGCTTTGCAGACCACCAACGACCCCTGGGCGCTCACTCGGACACAGAAATGGAGGAGGCTGTAGAGGGCGTAAAATACATCGCGGAACACATGAAAACAGAGGATGACGATGAAGGG ATCATAGAAGACTGGAAGTACGTTGCTATGGTGATAGACCGGCTCTTCCTGTGGATCTTCAtcctggtgtgtgttgtgggaaCTCTGGGGCTCTTCATGCAGCCGATGTTCCAAAGCTATAACACACCCACAGCTGATGACACAGc ATATGGAGATTTTTAG